The Hemibagrus wyckioides isolate EC202008001 linkage group LG15, SWU_Hwy_1.0, whole genome shotgun sequence genome window below encodes:
- the LOC131365544 gene encoding peroxisome proliferator-activated receptor gamma-like isoform X1, with translation MTAVTEPEPELHWRLMFKNFRPLRSSSLTLAIKSQISVHHSLLSCSVSFSPIPESSLGLVCSTDGEKFDFWIRRFGLSQIGLDEMRIHSFNVTFPSKPDSSPSISSEDSSPGFELSNDTDTQSLRQDQRTSEEHRFSCSKPHNDMTAALLNLECKICGDRASGYHYGVYACEGCKVTNTIKETVWRKSGFFRRTVRLNLRYKVCSQKCPVHKKSRNKCQFCRFKKCVLAGMSHTAIRFGRTPLAEREKMFMEFHVLVRQLEPKSEKQQALTRSLYDSYLENFPMTRSKAKSILSGKDGDLFVIHDMKSLMAGEEFLKRKLSSVSTLFPAAELELSMFRRVQYGLAEAVRRLTQFAKSVPGFRDLELSDQITMLKYSALEVNIIHLSHLTNKDGVLMAEGSVFMTREFIKSLRKPFCDMIEIKFDFLAKFRALELEDCDLALFIAAVILCGDRPGLVNPKAIEELQDEVLQALELQLKVQHPESPRLFAKLLQKMTDLRPLVAEHVRSIHLLKKSEMDLCLHPLLLEIMQDLH, from the exons ATGACAGCCGTAActgaacctgaacctgaactTCACTGGAggttaatgtttaaaaatttcAGACCTTTGAGATCATCAAGTCTCACTCTGGCCATTAAAAGTCAGATAAGTGTGCATCATTCACTCCTCTCCTGCTCTGTTTCGTTCAGTCCGATTCCAGAAAGTTCACTCGGATTAGTCTGCTCTACAGACGGAGAGAAGTTCGATTTCTGGATCCGGAGATTTGGACTCAGTCAGATCGGACTGGACGAGATGAGGATACACTCTTTCAATGTGACATTTCCATCAAAACCAGACTCCTCTCCGAGTATTTCCAGTGAAGATTCCAGCCCCGGATTTGAACTCAGCAATGATACGGACACTCAGAGTCTCCGCCAAGACCAAAGAACGTCAGAAG AACACCGCTTCTCATGCTCCAAACCGCACAACGACATGACCGCTGCATTATTAAACCTGGAGTGTAAGATATGTGGAGATCGAGCCTCGGGGTATCACTACGGTGTGTACGCGTGTGAAGGATGTAAGGTAACTAACACAATTAAAGAAACAGTCTGGAGAAAATCG ggtttcTTCCGGAGAACCGTGCGATTAAACCTGAGGTATAAAGTCTGCAGCCAGAAGTGTCCAGTCCACAAAAAGAGCAGGAACAAGTGTCAGTTCTGCCGGTTTAAGAAGTGTGTTCTGGCAGGAATGTCTCACACCG CAATCCGGTTCGGGAGAACGCCTCTCGCCGAGCGGGAGAAGATGTTCATGGAGTTCCACGTGCTCGTACGTCAGCTGGAACCCAAGTCAGAAAAACAACAAGCGCTGACCAGGAGTTTATACGATTCCTACCTTGAAAACTTCCCGATGACGAGGAGCAAAGCCAAATCCATTTTATCGGGAAAAGACGGAGAT CTGTTCGTGATCCATGACATGAAGTCTCTGATGGCCGGAGAGGAGTTCCTGAAGCGGAAGCTGTCGTCCGTGTCCACTCTGTTCCCTGCCGCCGAGCTGGAGCTGTCCATGTTCCGCCGGGTGCAGTACGGCTTGGCCGAGGCTGTGCGCAGACTCACGCAGTTCGCTAAGAGCGTCCCGGGCTTCAGAGACCTGGAGCTGAGTGATCAGATAACCATGCTGAAGTACAGCGCCCTCGAGGTGAACATCATCCACCTGAGTCACCTCACCAACAAGGACGGCGTGCTGATGGCCGAGGGAAGCGTCTTCATGACCCGAGAGTTCATCAAGAGCCTCCGCAAACCCTTCTGTGACATGATAGAGATCAAGTTTGACTTCCTGGCTAAGTTTAGAGCACTCGAGCTGGAGGACTGCGACCTGGCACTCTTCATCGCTGCGGTCATCCTGTGTGGCG ATCGGCCGGGTCTGGTGAACCCCAAAGCCATCGAGGAGCTCCAAGACGAGGTTCTTCAGGCTCTGGAGCTCCAGCTGAAGGTTCAACATCCCGAGTCTCCTCGCCTCTTCGCTAAACTGCTGCAGAAGATGACGGACCTGCGCCCGCTGGTGGCCGAACATGTACGCAGCATCCACCTGCTGAAGAAGAGCGAGATGGACCTGTGTCTTCACCCACTCTTACTGGAGATCATGCAGGACCTCCACTAG
- the raf1a gene encoding raf-1 proto-oncogene, serine/threonine kinase a isoform X1 gives MEHLHGAWKTISNGLGMKESALESPCVSPTAGQDFPYQRRASDDSKIPDSKASSTIRVYLPNQQRTVVSVRNGMTLRSCLIKALKVRGLQPECCAVYKLHSGQRSKKSRMDWNTDSTSLIGEELQVEVLDHVPLTTHNFVRKTFLKLAYCDMCQKFLLNGFRCQTCGYKFHEHCSTKVPIMCVDWSNIRQLLLFLTPGESGAPSLPPITSRRMRESMSRMSSSSAHRYSSPQAINDSTVYPPAGGALSQRQRSTSTPNVHMVSTSLPVDSSLIEDAIRHGHGYGSAGSSPNQSPTGWNQSKTPPPAQKERASSFSSQEKNKIRPRDKRDSSYYWEIEASEVVLHSRIGSGSFGTVFKGKWHGDVAVKILKVTDPTPEQFQAFRNEVAVLRKTRHVNILLFMGYMTQDNLAIVTQWCEGSSLYKHLHVLETKIPMVQLIDIARQTAQGMDYLHAKNIIHRDMKSNNIFLHEGLTVKIGDFGLATVKTRWSGSHQVEHPSGSVLWMAPEVIRMKDNNPYSFQSDVYSYGIVLYELMTGELPYSDISSRDQIIFMVGRGYLSPDLSKLYKSCPKAMKRLVADCIKKSKEERPLFPQILSSIELLQHALPKINRSASEPSLHRATHTEDINSCTLTSMKLPVF, from the exons ATGGAGCACCTCCACGGAGCATGGAAGACCATCAGCAACGGGCTGGGGATGAAGGAATCTGCGCTGGAGAGCCCGTGTGTCTCCCCAACCGCCGGACAGGACTTCCCATACCAGCGCCGTGCCTCTGATGACTCCAAAATCCCTGATTCAAAGGCCAGCAGCACCATCCGGGTGTACCTGCCCAACCAGCAGCGCACTGTG GTGAGTGTAAGGAATGGTATGACCCTCCGCAGTTGTCTAATCAAAGCGCTGAAGGTTCGAGGTCTCCAGCCCGAGTGCTGTGCCGTCTACAAACTCCACTCAGGCCAGCGGAG TAAGAAGTCTCGTATGGACTGGAACACAGACTCCACGTCTCTCATCGGAGAAGAGCTCCAGGTGGAGGTTCTGGACCACGTTCCTCTGACCACCCACAACTTT GTGAGGAAAACGTTCCTGAAGCTGGCCTACTGCGACATGTGCCAGAAGTTCCTCCTGAACGGCTTCCGTTGTCAGACATGTGGATATAAATTCCACGAGCACTGCAGCACCAAAGTTCCCATCATGTGTGTGGACTGGAGTAACATCAGGCAACTTTT GTTATTTCTGACTCCTGGTGAAAGTGGAGCTCCGTCTCTGCCTCCGATTACATCAAGGAGAATGAGAGAGTCTATGAGTCGAATGTCCAGCAG CTCAGCACACAGATACTCATCTCCTCAAGCGATTAACGACAGCACAGTGTATCCTCCTGCAGGGGGCGCGCTCTCTCAGAGACAACGCTCCACCTCCACACCCAATGTACATATGGTCAGCACCTCCCTGCCTGTGGACAGCAGCCTGATCGAG GATGCGATCCGTCATGGACACGGTTACGGATCAG CAGGAAGTTCTCCGAACCAGAGTCCGACTGGCTGGAACCAGTCCAAAACTCCGCCCCCAGCTCAGAAAGAGAGGGCGTCGTCCTTCAGCTCtcaggagaaaaacaaaatc CGTCCAAGGGATAAGAGAGACTCGAGCTATTACTGGGAGATCGAAGCCAGCGAGGTCGTGTTGCACTCGAGAATCGGCTCGGGATCGTTCGGAACCGTGTTCAAAGGGAAATGGCATG GTGATGTTGCAGTGAAGATCTTAAAGGTCACCGATCCCACACCGGAGCAGTTCCAGGCCTTTCGTAATGAAGTCGCAGTTCTGCG GAAAACCCGGCACGTGAACATCTTGCTGTTTATGGGCTACATGACGCAAGATAACCTGGCCATTGTGACGCAGTGGTGTGAGGGCAGCAGTCTGTACAAACACCTCCATGTGCTGGAGACCAAGATCCCCATGGTCCAGCTGATCGACATCGCCAGACAGACGGCTCAGGGCATGGA CTACCTGCATGCAAAAAACATCATCCACCGAGACATGAAGTCCAACA ACATTTTCCTGCATGAAGGCCTGACGGTGAAGATTGGGGATTTCGGGTTAGCCACGGTGAAGACCAGGTGGAGCGGCTCTCATCAGGTCGAACACCCTTCAGGATCCGTATTATGGATG GCTCCCGAAGTCATCCGAATGAAGGACAACAATCCGTACAGTTTCCAGTCCGACGTTTATTCCTATGGCATCGTTCTGTATGAACTGATGACCGGAGAGCTTCCGTATTCAGACATCTCTAGCAGAGATCAG atTATATTCATGGTTGGTCGAGGTTATCTGTCTCCGGATCTCAGTAAGCTGTATAAGAGCTGTCCCAAAGCGATGAAGCGCCTGGTCGCTGACTGCATTAAAAAATCCAAAGAAGAGAGACCGCTGTTCCCTCAG ATCCTTTCCTCCATCGAGCTTCTGCAGCACGCTTTACCCAAAATCAACCGCAGTGCCTCGGAGCCTTCGCTGCACAGAGCCACTCACACCGAGGACATCAACTCCTGCACTTTAACCTCCATGAAGCTGCCCGTCTTCTGA
- the LOC131365544 gene encoding peroxisome proliferator-activated receptor gamma-like isoform X3 translates to MTAALLNLECKICGDRASGYHYGVYACEGCKVTNTIKETVWRKSGFFRRTVRLNLRYKVCSQKCPVHKKSRNKCQFCRFKKCVLAGMSHTAIRFGRTPLAEREKMFMEFHVLVRQLEPKSEKQQALTRSLYDSYLENFPMTRSKAKSILSGKDGDLFVIHDMKSLMAGEEFLKRKLSSVSTLFPAAELELSMFRRVQYGLAEAVRRLTQFAKSVPGFRDLELSDQITMLKYSALEVNIIHLSHLTNKDGVLMAEGSVFMTREFIKSLRKPFCDMIEIKFDFLAKFRALELEDCDLALFIAAVILCGDRPGLVNPKAIEELQDEVLQALELQLKVQHPESPRLFAKLLQKMTDLRPLVAEHVRSIHLLKKSEMDLCLHPLLLEIMQDLH, encoded by the exons ATGACCGCTGCATTATTAAACCTGGAGTGTAAGATATGTGGAGATCGAGCCTCGGGGTATCACTACGGTGTGTACGCGTGTGAAGGATGTAAGGTAACTAACACAATTAAAGAAACAGTCTGGAGAAAATCG ggtttcTTCCGGAGAACCGTGCGATTAAACCTGAGGTATAAAGTCTGCAGCCAGAAGTGTCCAGTCCACAAAAAGAGCAGGAACAAGTGTCAGTTCTGCCGGTTTAAGAAGTGTGTTCTGGCAGGAATGTCTCACACCG CAATCCGGTTCGGGAGAACGCCTCTCGCCGAGCGGGAGAAGATGTTCATGGAGTTCCACGTGCTCGTACGTCAGCTGGAACCCAAGTCAGAAAAACAACAAGCGCTGACCAGGAGTTTATACGATTCCTACCTTGAAAACTTCCCGATGACGAGGAGCAAAGCCAAATCCATTTTATCGGGAAAAGACGGAGAT CTGTTCGTGATCCATGACATGAAGTCTCTGATGGCCGGAGAGGAGTTCCTGAAGCGGAAGCTGTCGTCCGTGTCCACTCTGTTCCCTGCCGCCGAGCTGGAGCTGTCCATGTTCCGCCGGGTGCAGTACGGCTTGGCCGAGGCTGTGCGCAGACTCACGCAGTTCGCTAAGAGCGTCCCGGGCTTCAGAGACCTGGAGCTGAGTGATCAGATAACCATGCTGAAGTACAGCGCCCTCGAGGTGAACATCATCCACCTGAGTCACCTCACCAACAAGGACGGCGTGCTGATGGCCGAGGGAAGCGTCTTCATGACCCGAGAGTTCATCAAGAGCCTCCGCAAACCCTTCTGTGACATGATAGAGATCAAGTTTGACTTCCTGGCTAAGTTTAGAGCACTCGAGCTGGAGGACTGCGACCTGGCACTCTTCATCGCTGCGGTCATCCTGTGTGGCG ATCGGCCGGGTCTGGTGAACCCCAAAGCCATCGAGGAGCTCCAAGACGAGGTTCTTCAGGCTCTGGAGCTCCAGCTGAAGGTTCAACATCCCGAGTCTCCTCGCCTCTTCGCTAAACTGCTGCAGAAGATGACGGACCTGCGCCCGCTGGTGGCCGAACATGTACGCAGCATCCACCTGCTGAAGAAGAGCGAGATGGACCTGTGTCTTCACCCACTCTTACTGGAGATCATGCAGGACCTCCACTAG
- the LOC131365544 gene encoding peroxisome proliferator-activated receptor gamma-like isoform X2 → MTAVTEPEPELHWRLMFKNFRPLRSSSLTLAIKSQISVHHSLLSCSVSFSPIPESSLGLVCSTDGEKFDFWIRRFGLSQIGLDEMRIHSFNVTFPSKPDSSPSISSEDSSPGFELSNDTDTQSLRQDQRTSEEHRFSCSKPHNDMTAALLNLECKICGDRASGYHYGVYACEGCKGFFRRTVRLNLRYKVCSQKCPVHKKSRNKCQFCRFKKCVLAGMSHTAIRFGRTPLAEREKMFMEFHVLVRQLEPKSEKQQALTRSLYDSYLENFPMTRSKAKSILSGKDGDLFVIHDMKSLMAGEEFLKRKLSSVSTLFPAAELELSMFRRVQYGLAEAVRRLTQFAKSVPGFRDLELSDQITMLKYSALEVNIIHLSHLTNKDGVLMAEGSVFMTREFIKSLRKPFCDMIEIKFDFLAKFRALELEDCDLALFIAAVILCGDRPGLVNPKAIEELQDEVLQALELQLKVQHPESPRLFAKLLQKMTDLRPLVAEHVRSIHLLKKSEMDLCLHPLLLEIMQDLH, encoded by the exons ATGACAGCCGTAActgaacctgaacctgaactTCACTGGAggttaatgtttaaaaatttcAGACCTTTGAGATCATCAAGTCTCACTCTGGCCATTAAAAGTCAGATAAGTGTGCATCATTCACTCCTCTCCTGCTCTGTTTCGTTCAGTCCGATTCCAGAAAGTTCACTCGGATTAGTCTGCTCTACAGACGGAGAGAAGTTCGATTTCTGGATCCGGAGATTTGGACTCAGTCAGATCGGACTGGACGAGATGAGGATACACTCTTTCAATGTGACATTTCCATCAAAACCAGACTCCTCTCCGAGTATTTCCAGTGAAGATTCCAGCCCCGGATTTGAACTCAGCAATGATACGGACACTCAGAGTCTCCGCCAAGACCAAAGAACGTCAGAAG AACACCGCTTCTCATGCTCCAAACCGCACAACGACATGACCGCTGCATTATTAAACCTGGAGTGTAAGATATGTGGAGATCGAGCCTCGGGGTATCACTACGGTGTGTACGCGTGTGAAGGATGTAAG ggtttcTTCCGGAGAACCGTGCGATTAAACCTGAGGTATAAAGTCTGCAGCCAGAAGTGTCCAGTCCACAAAAAGAGCAGGAACAAGTGTCAGTTCTGCCGGTTTAAGAAGTGTGTTCTGGCAGGAATGTCTCACACCG CAATCCGGTTCGGGAGAACGCCTCTCGCCGAGCGGGAGAAGATGTTCATGGAGTTCCACGTGCTCGTACGTCAGCTGGAACCCAAGTCAGAAAAACAACAAGCGCTGACCAGGAGTTTATACGATTCCTACCTTGAAAACTTCCCGATGACGAGGAGCAAAGCCAAATCCATTTTATCGGGAAAAGACGGAGAT CTGTTCGTGATCCATGACATGAAGTCTCTGATGGCCGGAGAGGAGTTCCTGAAGCGGAAGCTGTCGTCCGTGTCCACTCTGTTCCCTGCCGCCGAGCTGGAGCTGTCCATGTTCCGCCGGGTGCAGTACGGCTTGGCCGAGGCTGTGCGCAGACTCACGCAGTTCGCTAAGAGCGTCCCGGGCTTCAGAGACCTGGAGCTGAGTGATCAGATAACCATGCTGAAGTACAGCGCCCTCGAGGTGAACATCATCCACCTGAGTCACCTCACCAACAAGGACGGCGTGCTGATGGCCGAGGGAAGCGTCTTCATGACCCGAGAGTTCATCAAGAGCCTCCGCAAACCCTTCTGTGACATGATAGAGATCAAGTTTGACTTCCTGGCTAAGTTTAGAGCACTCGAGCTGGAGGACTGCGACCTGGCACTCTTCATCGCTGCGGTCATCCTGTGTGGCG ATCGGCCGGGTCTGGTGAACCCCAAAGCCATCGAGGAGCTCCAAGACGAGGTTCTTCAGGCTCTGGAGCTCCAGCTGAAGGTTCAACATCCCGAGTCTCCTCGCCTCTTCGCTAAACTGCTGCAGAAGATGACGGACCTGCGCCCGCTGGTGGCCGAACATGTACGCAGCATCCACCTGCTGAAGAAGAGCGAGATGGACCTGTGTCTTCACCCACTCTTACTGGAGATCATGCAGGACCTCCACTAG
- the raf1a gene encoding raf-1 proto-oncogene, serine/threonine kinase a isoform X2, producing MEHLHGAWKTISNGLGMKESALESPCVSPTAGQDFPYQRRASDDSKIPDSKASSTIRVYLPNQQRTVVSVRNGMTLRSCLIKALKVRGLQPECCAVYKLHSGQRSKKSRMDWNTDSTSLIGEELQVEVLDHVPLTTHNFVRKTFLKLAYCDMCQKFLLNGFRCQTCGYKFHEHCSTKVPIMCVDWSNIRQLLLFLTPGESGAPSLPPITSRRMRESMSRMSSSSAHRYSSPQAINDSTVYPPAGGALSQRQRSTSTPNVHMVSTSLPVDSSLIEDAIRHGHGYGSGSSPNQSPTGWNQSKTPPPAQKERASSFSSQEKNKIRPRDKRDSSYYWEIEASEVVLHSRIGSGSFGTVFKGKWHGDVAVKILKVTDPTPEQFQAFRNEVAVLRKTRHVNILLFMGYMTQDNLAIVTQWCEGSSLYKHLHVLETKIPMVQLIDIARQTAQGMDYLHAKNIIHRDMKSNNIFLHEGLTVKIGDFGLATVKTRWSGSHQVEHPSGSVLWMAPEVIRMKDNNPYSFQSDVYSYGIVLYELMTGELPYSDISSRDQIIFMVGRGYLSPDLSKLYKSCPKAMKRLVADCIKKSKEERPLFPQILSSIELLQHALPKINRSASEPSLHRATHTEDINSCTLTSMKLPVF from the exons ATGGAGCACCTCCACGGAGCATGGAAGACCATCAGCAACGGGCTGGGGATGAAGGAATCTGCGCTGGAGAGCCCGTGTGTCTCCCCAACCGCCGGACAGGACTTCCCATACCAGCGCCGTGCCTCTGATGACTCCAAAATCCCTGATTCAAAGGCCAGCAGCACCATCCGGGTGTACCTGCCCAACCAGCAGCGCACTGTG GTGAGTGTAAGGAATGGTATGACCCTCCGCAGTTGTCTAATCAAAGCGCTGAAGGTTCGAGGTCTCCAGCCCGAGTGCTGTGCCGTCTACAAACTCCACTCAGGCCAGCGGAG TAAGAAGTCTCGTATGGACTGGAACACAGACTCCACGTCTCTCATCGGAGAAGAGCTCCAGGTGGAGGTTCTGGACCACGTTCCTCTGACCACCCACAACTTT GTGAGGAAAACGTTCCTGAAGCTGGCCTACTGCGACATGTGCCAGAAGTTCCTCCTGAACGGCTTCCGTTGTCAGACATGTGGATATAAATTCCACGAGCACTGCAGCACCAAAGTTCCCATCATGTGTGTGGACTGGAGTAACATCAGGCAACTTTT GTTATTTCTGACTCCTGGTGAAAGTGGAGCTCCGTCTCTGCCTCCGATTACATCAAGGAGAATGAGAGAGTCTATGAGTCGAATGTCCAGCAG CTCAGCACACAGATACTCATCTCCTCAAGCGATTAACGACAGCACAGTGTATCCTCCTGCAGGGGGCGCGCTCTCTCAGAGACAACGCTCCACCTCCACACCCAATGTACATATGGTCAGCACCTCCCTGCCTGTGGACAGCAGCCTGATCGAG GATGCGATCCGTCATGGACACGGTTACGGATCAG GAAGTTCTCCGAACCAGAGTCCGACTGGCTGGAACCAGTCCAAAACTCCGCCCCCAGCTCAGAAAGAGAGGGCGTCGTCCTTCAGCTCtcaggagaaaaacaaaatc CGTCCAAGGGATAAGAGAGACTCGAGCTATTACTGGGAGATCGAAGCCAGCGAGGTCGTGTTGCACTCGAGAATCGGCTCGGGATCGTTCGGAACCGTGTTCAAAGGGAAATGGCATG GTGATGTTGCAGTGAAGATCTTAAAGGTCACCGATCCCACACCGGAGCAGTTCCAGGCCTTTCGTAATGAAGTCGCAGTTCTGCG GAAAACCCGGCACGTGAACATCTTGCTGTTTATGGGCTACATGACGCAAGATAACCTGGCCATTGTGACGCAGTGGTGTGAGGGCAGCAGTCTGTACAAACACCTCCATGTGCTGGAGACCAAGATCCCCATGGTCCAGCTGATCGACATCGCCAGACAGACGGCTCAGGGCATGGA CTACCTGCATGCAAAAAACATCATCCACCGAGACATGAAGTCCAACA ACATTTTCCTGCATGAAGGCCTGACGGTGAAGATTGGGGATTTCGGGTTAGCCACGGTGAAGACCAGGTGGAGCGGCTCTCATCAGGTCGAACACCCTTCAGGATCCGTATTATGGATG GCTCCCGAAGTCATCCGAATGAAGGACAACAATCCGTACAGTTTCCAGTCCGACGTTTATTCCTATGGCATCGTTCTGTATGAACTGATGACCGGAGAGCTTCCGTATTCAGACATCTCTAGCAGAGATCAG atTATATTCATGGTTGGTCGAGGTTATCTGTCTCCGGATCTCAGTAAGCTGTATAAGAGCTGTCCCAAAGCGATGAAGCGCCTGGTCGCTGACTGCATTAAAAAATCCAAAGAAGAGAGACCGCTGTTCCCTCAG ATCCTTTCCTCCATCGAGCTTCTGCAGCACGCTTTACCCAAAATCAACCGCAGTGCCTCGGAGCCTTCGCTGCACAGAGCCACTCACACCGAGGACATCAACTCCTGCACTTTAACCTCCATGAAGCTGCCCGTCTTCTGA